In a single window of the Atlantibacter hermannii genome:
- the mdtB_1 gene encoding multidrug resistance protein, translating into MLIPLLFMGDIVGRLFREFAITLAVAILISAIVSLTLTPMMCARMLSHESLRKQNRFSRASERFFDRVIASYGRGLTRVLSHPWLTLSVALGTLALTVVLWLLIPKGFFPVQDNSIIQGTLQAPQSASFASMAERQQRVAEVILKDPAVESLTSFVGVDGTNASLNSARLQIHLKPLDERDDRIQPVITRLQQAVANVPGVALYLQPTQDLTIDTQVSRTQYQFTLQANSLEALSTWVPALMDKLATLPALSDVSSDWQDQGLVAYVNVDRDSASRLGISMSEVDNALYNAFGQRLISTIYTQANQYRVVLEHDTHATPGLSGLDTIRLTSADGGVVPLSAIAKVEQRHGPMSINHLDQFPSTTISFNVTEGYSLEQAVNAILDAEKTLAFPADITTSFQGSTLAFQAALGNTIWLILASVVAMYIVLGVLYESFIHPITILSTLPTAGVGALLALMLAGSELDVIAIIGIILLIGIVKKNAIMMIDFALAAEREQGLSSYEAIYQACLLRFRPILMTTLAALLGALPLMLSTGVGAELRRPLGIGMVGGLLVSQVLTLFYHAGYLSVVRSPVPLHPGAF; encoded by the coding sequence GTGCTGATCCCGTTGTTGTTTATGGGTGATATCGTAGGCCGGTTATTCCGCGAGTTTGCCATCACGCTGGCCGTCGCGATCCTGATTTCAGCGATTGTCTCTCTGACCCTGACGCCAATGATGTGCGCCCGGATGCTGAGCCACGAATCCCTGCGTAAACAAAACCGCTTCTCACGCGCCAGCGAGCGTTTCTTTGACCGGGTCATCGCCAGTTACGGACGGGGATTAACGCGTGTGCTGAGCCACCCGTGGCTGACCCTTAGCGTGGCGCTCGGCACGCTGGCGCTCACGGTGGTCTTATGGCTGCTGATCCCTAAAGGCTTCTTCCCGGTGCAGGATAACAGCATCATTCAGGGCACGTTGCAGGCGCCGCAGTCGGCGTCATTCGCCAGTATGGCGGAGCGTCAGCAACGGGTCGCGGAGGTCATTTTAAAAGACCCGGCGGTTGAAAGCCTGACCTCATTCGTTGGCGTGGACGGCACCAATGCCTCGCTCAACAGCGCCCGGCTGCAAATCCACCTTAAGCCGCTCGATGAGCGTGATGACCGCATCCAGCCGGTGATTACCCGTCTGCAACAGGCGGTGGCGAACGTGCCAGGCGTGGCGCTGTATCTGCAACCCACCCAGGATCTGACCATCGATACTCAGGTCAGCCGCACCCAGTACCAGTTTACGCTTCAGGCCAACTCGCTGGAGGCGCTCAGTACATGGGTTCCGGCGCTTATGGATAAGCTGGCTACCCTGCCCGCGCTGTCTGACGTCAGCAGCGACTGGCAGGACCAGGGACTGGTGGCCTATGTCAATGTCGATCGCGACAGCGCCAGCCGCCTGGGTATCAGCATGAGCGAGGTCGATAACGCGCTGTATAACGCGTTCGGCCAGCGGCTGATATCCACGATTTATACCCAGGCGAACCAGTATCGCGTGGTGCTTGAGCACGATACTCACGCCACGCCGGGCCTGAGCGGGCTGGATACCATAAGGCTGACCAGCGCCGACGGCGGAGTCGTGCCGTTAAGCGCCATTGCCAAAGTGGAACAGCGCCATGGGCCGATGTCGATTAATCATCTCGATCAGTTCCCGTCCACCACCATTTCTTTCAACGTGACGGAAGGCTACTCGCTGGAGCAGGCGGTCAATGCGATTCTGGATGCGGAAAAGACACTGGCATTCCCGGCGGATATCACCACCTCCTTCCAGGGCAGCACGCTCGCCTTCCAGGCGGCGCTGGGTAACACTATCTGGCTGATACTGGCATCGGTGGTGGCGATGTATATCGTCCTTGGCGTGCTGTATGAAAGTTTTATTCATCCGATCACTATTCTCTCCACGCTGCCGACCGCAGGGGTCGGCGCCCTGTTGGCGCTGATGCTGGCGGGCAGTGAACTGGATGTGATCGCGATAATCGGCATCATTCTGCTGATCGGCATCGTCAAGAAAAACGCCATCATGATGATCGACTTCGCGCTGGCGGCGGAGCGGGAACAGGGGCTTTCGTCCTATGAAGCGATTTATCAGGCCTGTCTGCTGCGCTTTCGCCCCATCCTGATGACGACGCTGGCGGCCTTGCTTGGCGCACTGCCGCTGATGCTCAGCACCGGCGTCGGGGCCGAATTGCGCCGCCCGCTGGGGATCGGCATGGTCGGCGGGCTTTTGGTGAGTCAGGTATTAACGCTGTTTTACCACGCCGGTTATCTATCTGTTGTTCGATCGCCTGTCCCATTACACCCGGGCGCGTTTTAG
- the mdtB_2 gene encoding multidrug resistance protein codes for MMALALVVMIIYLFLRNVPATLIPAVAVPLSLVGTFAVMVFFDFSINNLTLMALTIATGFVVDDAIVVIEISHAISRKAKNRWLRR; via the coding sequence ATGATGGCGCTGGCGCTGGTGGTCATGATCATCTATCTGTTCCTGCGCAACGTGCCGGCGACCCTCATCCCCGCCGTTGCGGTCCCGCTGTCGCTGGTGGGCACATTTGCCGTGATGGTATTTTTCGATTTTTCCATTAATAACCTGACGCTAATGGCGCTGACCATCGCCACCGGGTTTGTGGTGGATGACGCCATTGTGGTGATCGAAATATCTCACGCTATATCGAGAAAGGCGAAAAACCGCTGGCTGCGGCGCTGA
- the mdtB_3 gene encoding multidrug resistance protein codes for MQVLPPSATGGPSRLFILRPVATTLLMVAIMLAGVLGYRFLPVSALPEVDYPTIQVVTLYPGASPDVVTSAITAPLERQFGQMSGLKQMSSQSAGGASVITLQFQLSLALDVAEQEVQAAINAATNLLPGDLPNPPVYSKVNPADPPIMTLAVTSSALPMTLVEDMVETRVAQKISQVSGVGLVTLSGGQRPAVRVKLNAQALAALGLTSETVRTAISNANVNSAKGSLDGPERAVTLSANDQMKSADEYRNLIIAYQNGAAIRLGDVATIEQGAENRWLGAWANKQQAIGDEYSAPAWRKYHRHCRQRTSDASSADPKPAKIRGRQTAGGPHHQYSRFGQRHAV; via the coding sequence ATGCAGGTATTACCTCCGAGCGCCACCGGCGGGCCGTCCCGCCTGTTTATCTTACGCCCGGTGGCCACCACGTTGCTGATGGTCGCCATTATGCTGGCAGGCGTGCTGGGTTACCGTTTTCTGCCGGTATCGGCATTACCGGAAGTCGATTACCCCACGATTCAGGTGGTAACGCTGTACCCGGGTGCAAGCCCGGATGTGGTCACCTCCGCGATTACCGCACCGCTGGAGCGCCAGTTTGGTCAGATGTCCGGCCTGAAGCAGATGTCATCACAAAGCGCTGGCGGCGCCAGCGTGATTACCCTGCAATTCCAGCTGTCGCTGGCGCTGGATGTGGCCGAGCAGGAGGTCCAGGCGGCGATTAATGCCGCCACTAATCTACTGCCGGGCGATCTCCCTAACCCTCCGGTCTACAGTAAAGTCAATCCGGCTGACCCGCCGATCATGACCCTGGCGGTGACGTCCAGCGCGCTGCCGATGACCCTGGTGGAAGATATGGTGGAAACCCGGGTAGCGCAGAAAATCTCCCAGGTGTCCGGCGTCGGGCTGGTGACGCTTTCCGGTGGTCAACGCCCGGCGGTGCGGGTCAAACTTAACGCTCAGGCGCTTGCCGCGCTCGGCTTAACCAGCGAAACCGTGCGTACCGCCATCAGCAACGCCAACGTCAATTCCGCAAAAGGCAGCCTCGACGGCCCGGAGCGCGCCGTTACGCTTTCCGCTAACGACCAGATGAAATCGGCGGACGAGTACCGCAATCTGATTATTGCGTATCAAAATGGTGCCGCGATCCGTCTCGGTGACGTGGCGACGATTGAACAGGGCGCGGAAAACCGCTGGCTTGGCGCATGGGCCAACAAGCAACAGGCCATCGGTGATGAATATTCAGCGCCAGCCTGGCGCAAATATCATCGCCACTGCCGACAGCGTACGTCAGATGCTTCCAGCGCTGACCCAAAGCCTGCCAAAATCCGTGGACGTCAAACTGCTGGCGGACCGCACCACCAATATTCGCGCTTCGGTCAGCGACACGCAGTTTGA
- the bepD gene encoding putative membrane protein inolved in drug resistance produces the protein MKGTGFSRWLMPLVVVIAVVAALWYWHAQKPDAAAGQQATDQPRKAGGGRTGMRAPLAPVQAATAVREAVPRYLSGLGTVTAANTVTVRSRVDGQLMALHFQEGQQVKAGDLLAEIDPSQFKVALAQAEGQLAKDKATLANARRDLARYQQLSKTNLVSRQELDAQQALVNETLGTIKADEAAVASAQLQLNWSRITAPTEGRVGLKQVDIGNQISSGDTAGIVVLTQTHPIDVLFTLPESDIATILQAQKAGKTLTVEAWDRTNKQKLSSGTLLSLDNQIDVTTGTIKLKARFDNQDDALFPNQFVNARMLVDTQQDAIVIPAAALQMGNDGHFVWVLNGDNQVSKHTVTTGIQDSEKVVIAAGLSAGDRVVTDGIDRLTEGAKVEVVDAHNAGGNAQQADPAQPRGQRPTPGARS, from the coding sequence ATGAAAGGTACTGGTTTCTCGCGTTGGTTAATGCCCCTCGTGGTTGTGATCGCTGTCGTGGCGGCATTGTGGTACTGGCACGCCCAAAAACCAGATGCGGCGGCAGGACAGCAGGCAACTGACCAGCCGCGTAAGGCTGGCGGCGGCCGCACCGGTATGCGAGCCCCTCTCGCCCCCGTGCAGGCGGCGACCGCGGTCCGCGAGGCGGTACCGCGCTATCTTTCCGGTCTGGGCACCGTTACGGCGGCCAACACCGTGACTGTCCGCAGCCGGGTTGACGGGCAACTGATGGCGCTGCATTTTCAGGAAGGGCAGCAGGTAAAAGCCGGAGATTTGCTGGCGGAAATCGATCCCAGCCAGTTCAAAGTGGCACTGGCACAGGCCGAGGGACAGCTGGCGAAAGATAAAGCCACGCTGGCCAATGCCCGACGCGATTTGGCGCGTTACCAGCAACTCAGTAAAACCAATCTGGTTTCGCGTCAGGAGTTAGACGCCCAGCAGGCGCTGGTCAATGAAACCCTCGGCACCATCAAAGCGGATGAAGCCGCTGTCGCCAGCGCGCAACTGCAACTGAACTGGAGCCGCATCACCGCGCCGACAGAGGGACGCGTCGGCCTGAAGCAGGTAGATATCGGCAATCAAATTTCCAGCGGCGATACTGCCGGCATTGTGGTTCTGACCCAAACCCACCCTATCGACGTGCTGTTTACCCTGCCGGAAAGCGACATCGCCACTATCCTGCAGGCGCAAAAAGCCGGAAAAACCCTGACGGTGGAAGCCTGGGACCGCACCAATAAGCAGAAACTCAGCAGCGGCACCCTGTTGAGCCTGGATAACCAGATTGACGTCACCACCGGCACTATCAAATTAAAAGCGCGCTTCGATAATCAGGACGATGCGCTGTTTCCTAATCAGTTCGTTAACGCCCGAATGCTGGTGGATACCCAGCAGGATGCCATCGTCATCCCTGCCGCCGCGCTGCAAATGGGTAATGACGGGCATTTCGTCTGGGTGCTGAACGGGGATAACCAGGTTAGTAAACATACGGTCACCACGGGTATCCAGGACAGTGAAAAAGTGGTGATCGCCGCCGGGTTGTCGGCAGGGGATCGCGTGGTGACTGACGGCATCGATCGCCTGACCGAAGGCGCGAAGGTGGAAGTGGTTGACGCGCATAATGCCGGAGGCAACGCGCAGCAGGCCGATCCGGCGCAGCCGCGCGGTCAGCGCCCAACGCCGGGAGCCCGTTCCTGA
- the higA gene encoding putative DNA-binding protein has protein sequence MKTFQEKLAEYSPERRAKIERMAEAFAAENGLPTLREMRAMSQQELAERLGVTQPAVAAMERRGEDIKVSTLKRYAEALGGELKITIELPEGRKVISL, from the coding sequence ATGAAGACATTTCAGGAAAAACTAGCGGAATATTCACCCGAGCGCAGGGCGAAAATCGAGCGCATGGCGGAGGCATTCGCTGCGGAAAATGGTCTGCCGACCCTTCGGGAAATGCGCGCGATGTCGCAGCAGGAACTCGCTGAACGACTGGGCGTGACCCAGCCTGCGGTAGCCGCCATGGAGCGACGGGGAGAAGATATCAAAGTCTCGACGCTGAAACGCTATGCAGAAGCGTTAGGCGGGGAGTTGAAAATCACCATTGAACTGCCCGAGGGGCGTAAGGTTATTTCCCTTTAA
- the dnaK_1 gene encoding chaperone: MLCAPTRDAISEWLYRCHDVPATGEENKALLRRAMAANREEDIRVTDASVQFGLAALQQYMDDPEEVWFVKSPKSFLGASGLKPQQVALFEDLVCAMMLHIRNAAAAQTDQPIDQAVIGRPINFQGLGGDEANTQAQGILDRAARRAGFRDVVFQYEPVAAGLDFESTLIQETRVLVVDIGGGTTDCSVLLMGPQWATRADREASLLGHSGCRIGGNDLDIALAFKQLMPLLGLGGETQKGIALPALPWWNAVAINDVPAQSDFYSAANGRLLLDLIRDAKAPDDVARLRKVWQQRLSYRLVRVAEESKIALSGTDNHLAQMPFISDALQTAISQNAFEAALAQPLQRIIEQVTLALEASHITPDVIYLTGGSARSPLIRNLLAAHLPGTPIRGGDDFGSVTAGLARWANVVFR, from the coding sequence ATGCTGTGCGCGCCGACCCGCGACGCCATTAGCGAATGGTTATATCGTTGCCATGACGTTCCGGCGACCGGTGAAGAGAACAAAGCGCTGCTGCGCCGTGCGATGGCCGCCAATCGCGAGGAAGACATTCGCGTGACCGACGCCAGCGTACAGTTTGGTCTGGCGGCGCTGCAGCAGTATATGGACGATCCGGAGGAAGTCTGGTTCGTTAAATCGCCCAAATCGTTTCTCGGTGCCAGCGGTTTAAAACCGCAGCAGGTGGCGCTGTTTGAAGATCTGGTGTGCGCGATGATGCTGCATATTCGCAACGCTGCCGCCGCGCAAACAGACCAGCCCATCGATCAGGCCGTGATTGGTCGCCCGATCAACTTTCAGGGTTTAGGGGGCGATGAAGCCAATACCCAGGCGCAGGGCATTCTGGATCGCGCCGCCCGACGTGCGGGTTTCCGCGACGTGGTGTTCCAGTACGAACCCGTCGCTGCCGGACTGGATTTCGAATCGACCCTTATCCAGGAAACACGCGTACTGGTCGTCGATATTGGCGGCGGCACGACCGACTGTTCAGTGCTGTTAATGGGGCCGCAATGGGCGACACGGGCCGATCGCGAAGCCAGCCTGTTGGGGCACAGCGGCTGCCGTATCGGCGGTAACGATCTGGATATCGCTCTCGCCTTTAAACAGTTGATGCCCCTGTTAGGACTGGGTGGCGAAACCCAAAAAGGGATCGCCCTGCCCGCCCTGCCCTGGTGGAATGCGGTGGCTATTAACGATGTTCCCGCGCAAAGCGATTTCTACAGCGCCGCCAATGGTCGACTGCTGCTGGATTTAATCCGCGACGCCAAAGCGCCAGATGATGTGGCGAGACTGCGTAAAGTGTGGCAACAGCGTTTAAGCTACCGGCTGGTACGGGTCGCTGAAGAGAGCAAAATCGCGTTGTCCGGCACCGACAATCACCTGGCGCAAATGCCGTTTATCAGTGACGCACTGCAAACCGCAATTTCACAAAACGCGTTTGAAGCAGCGCTGGCCCAGCCGTTACAGCGCATCATCGAACAGGTTACGCTGGCGCTGGAAGCCAGTCATATTACGCCGGATGTGATTTACCTGACCGGCGGCAGCGCACGTTCGCCCTTGATTCGCAATCTGCTGGCGGCGCATTTGCCGGGAACGCCGATTCGCGGCGGCGACGATTTCGGCTCGGTGACTGCCGGGCTGGCGCGCTGGGCAAATGTGGTGTTCCGGTAA
- the yegD gene encoding putative heat shock protein: MKMFIGFDYGTANCSVAIMRDGAPQMLTLENGSPLLPSNAVRADPRRH; encoded by the coding sequence ATGAAAATGTTTATTGGTTTTGATTACGGCACTGCAAACTGTTCGGTGGCAATTATGCGCGACGGCGCACCGCAAATGCTGACGCTGGAAAACGGCTCGCCGCTGCTGCCATCCAATGCTGTGCGCGCCGACCCGCGACGCCATTAG
- the alkA gene encoding 3-methyladenine DNA glycosylase, which translates to MFTIDYRGPYDWPWMCGFLRQRTVEGVEIIEERCLKRVMAFDDAQGLATLHLDGNDVLQVTLSDGLLPVADEALARLRRWLDLDTDPYPMIQTLGELAAPKPGLRLPGCVDPFEQLIRAVLGQLVSVAMAAKLTSKLVQAYGQPLEDAPGWRLFPDASILAAARWEDLKALGMSKMRADAIIHLAQRCLEGQLMLSRPDDVTQGIKALMQLPGIGRWTASYFALRGWQSPDVFLSDDYAIKLRFPGMTPAHIRRYAERWAPWRSYALLHIWYNPGWQPDQLIPK; encoded by the coding sequence ATGTTTACTATTGATTATCGCGGCCCGTACGACTGGCCCTGGATGTGTGGTTTTTTACGCCAGCGTACCGTCGAAGGCGTCGAAATCATTGAGGAACGCTGTCTGAAGCGGGTAATGGCATTTGATGATGCGCAGGGGCTGGCGACCCTTCACCTCGACGGGAATGATGTCCTGCAGGTGACATTAAGCGACGGTCTGTTGCCGGTGGCCGATGAGGCCCTGGCACGACTGCGGCGATGGCTGGATCTGGATACCGACCCGTATCCCATGATCCAAACGCTGGGCGAGCTTGCCGCCCCGAAGCCGGGCCTGCGGCTGCCTGGCTGTGTCGACCCTTTTGAGCAGTTGATCCGCGCGGTGTTAGGGCAACTGGTGAGTGTCGCGATGGCGGCCAAACTGACCAGTAAACTGGTGCAGGCATATGGTCAACCGCTTGAAGATGCGCCGGGCTGGCGTCTCTTTCCCGATGCGTCGATTCTGGCCGCCGCCCGTTGGGAAGATTTGAAAGCGCTGGGCATGTCGAAAATGCGCGCCGACGCCATAATCCATCTGGCGCAGCGCTGTCTTGAGGGGCAATTAATGCTGTCGCGGCCGGACGATGTGACGCAGGGCATTAAAGCATTAATGCAGTTGCCCGGTATCGGGCGCTGGACCGCCAGCTACTTTGCGTTACGCGGCTGGCAAAGCCCGGATGTGTTTTTGTCGGATGACTATGCGATTAAACTGCGTTTTCCCGGTATGACGCCTGCACACATCCGGCGTTACGCCGAGCGCTGGGCGCCGTGGCGCTCGTACGCATTACTGCATATCTGGTATAACCCGGGCTGGCAGCCGGATCAGTTAATCCCGAAATAA
- the gmr_1 gene encoding sensor protein translates to MNKKNMRVDVSTPHPVLRLLSLGLLSFLFTLFSLELTLSSSTLAPLWFPTAIMMVAFYRHPASFWPAIAVVCIAGNLAASMMLFPSRHIVITFPIINILEALLGAILLRKLLPSANPLQNLNNWVKLAIGGAVIPPLFGALLAVIFTPADENLRTFFVWVLSETIAAIALVPIGLLFKSRYLLRHRNPRLFLETTVTLVVTLSLSWVALHFLPWPFTFIILLLMWSALRLPRLEAFTVFLATVMMVALTLTRNPELLTPHHPTVTLNAPWLPFLMILLPANIMTMVMYAFREERKNISESETRFRNAMEYSSIGMALVSIDGRWLQVNKSLCQFLGYTPEKMTSMTFQQITWPEDLHDDLEQLESLIKGDINSYSLEKRYFTQSGEVVWALMSVSVVRDSNGTPLYFIAQIEDINDLKHTEWMNKRLMERITLANEAGGIGIWEWELGPDIISWDKRMFELYDIPPHIKPTYQLWASRVVKEDLAPVEGAIRDALKARVPFKIEFRIQVSEGIRYIRALANRVVNKQGDVERLLGVNMDMTEVKQLNEALFQEKERLHITLDSIGEAVICTDIEMNVTFMNPVAEKMSGWTQEQAMGHPLLSVLRITFGDKGPLMENIHSGDVSRTAIEQDVVLHCRSGGSYDINYTVTPLSTLDGQNIGSVLVIQDVTESRKMLRQLSYSASHDALTHLANRVSFENHLKRLLQSVGENHQRHALVCIDLDRFKAVNDTAGHAAGDALLRELASLMLGMLRTTDILARLGGDEFGLLLPDCGIENAYTISSRLIQAVNDYHFMWEGRLHRIGASAGITLIDANNNLASDVMSQADIACYASKNKGRGVVTIYEPQQQHLQQQRTLLAQEEQHRIIHNNHMMLLARAVASPRIPESTNFWLLSLRLWTSEGNVLEEAAFRSGVSDPALLCDLDWRVFNDFLKNHAAAIALKGFGVALPLSPQGIANDDLINQMLATLSTSSLPPRLLHLTIHSDVLLTDDDRATKNMIKLRNAGCRVIVSQVGRDMDIFNQLNRQMCDYVMIAPELVMDVHTNLMDEMMVTIIQGHAQRLGLKCIAGPADQAMIMDTLSGIGIDMIWGDTIAQTQPLDMLLNQGYFGIN, encoded by the coding sequence ATGAATAAAAAGAACATGCGCGTTGACGTTTCTACGCCTCATCCCGTATTACGGTTGCTAAGCCTGGGGCTATTGAGTTTCTTATTTACGCTTTTCTCTCTGGAGCTGACGCTCTCAAGTTCAACCCTGGCGCCGCTGTGGTTTCCCACCGCCATTATGATGGTGGCGTTTTATCGCCATCCGGCCAGTTTCTGGCCCGCTATCGCCGTGGTATGCATAGCGGGTAATTTAGCGGCTTCAATGATGTTATTTCCCAGCCGGCATATAGTAATAACGTTTCCTATTATCAATATTCTTGAAGCGCTGCTCGGGGCAATATTACTGCGAAAACTTTTACCCTCTGCTAATCCATTACAAAATCTCAACAACTGGGTAAAGCTGGCGATTGGTGGCGCGGTTATTCCGCCGTTATTTGGCGCGCTGCTGGCGGTTATTTTTACGCCAGCGGATGAGAACCTAAGAACATTTTTTGTATGGGTATTATCAGAAACAATTGCCGCTATTGCGCTGGTACCGATCGGCCTGTTGTTTAAATCCCGTTATCTGTTGCGCCACCGCAATCCGCGTTTGTTTTTAGAAACCACCGTGACGCTGGTTGTGACGCTCTCTTTGAGCTGGGTTGCGCTGCATTTTCTGCCGTGGCCCTTCACCTTTATTATCCTGCTACTGATGTGGAGCGCCCTTCGCCTGCCGCGTCTTGAAGCTTTCACCGTGTTTCTCGCCACGGTCATGATGGTAGCGCTGACCTTGACGCGTAACCCGGAACTGCTTACTCCGCATCATCCTACGGTTACGTTAAACGCGCCCTGGCTACCGTTTTTAATGATCCTGCTGCCTGCGAATATCATGACGATGGTGATGTATGCGTTTCGCGAAGAGCGCAAAAACATTTCCGAGAGCGAAACCCGTTTTCGTAACGCCATGGAATATTCGTCTATCGGCATGGCGCTGGTTTCTATTGATGGCCGCTGGCTTCAGGTGAATAAATCGTTATGCCAGTTTCTGGGTTATACCCCGGAAAAGATGACCAGCATGACATTCCAGCAGATCACCTGGCCGGAAGACTTGCATGATGATTTGGAACAGCTTGAAAGCCTGATTAAAGGCGATATCAACAGCTACTCTCTGGAGAAACGTTATTTTACCCAGTCCGGCGAAGTGGTGTGGGCGCTGATGTCGGTTTCCGTGGTGCGAGACAGCAACGGCACGCCGCTTTATTTCATCGCCCAGATTGAGGATATCAACGACCTCAAACACACCGAATGGATGAATAAACGGCTGATGGAACGCATTACCCTCGCGAACGAAGCGGGCGGCATCGGCATCTGGGAGTGGGAATTAGGGCCGGATATTATCAGCTGGGATAAGCGGATGTTCGAACTGTACGATATTCCGCCACATATTAAACCCACTTACCAACTCTGGGCGTCCCGGGTAGTAAAAGAGGATCTCGCGCCGGTAGAGGGCGCCATCCGCGATGCATTAAAAGCACGCGTCCCGTTCAAGATTGAATTTCGCATTCAGGTCAGCGAAGGAATTCGCTACATTCGCGCCCTTGCCAATCGCGTGGTTAACAAACAGGGCGATGTGGAACGCCTGCTCGGCGTGAATATGGATATGACCGAGGTCAAACAGTTAAACGAGGCGTTATTCCAGGAAAAAGAGCGTCTGCATATTACCCTCGACTCCATCGGCGAAGCGGTAATTTGTACTGATATTGAAATGAACGTGACTTTTATGAACCCGGTGGCCGAGAAAATGAGCGGCTGGACGCAGGAACAGGCCATGGGGCATCCGTTGCTGTCGGTGTTGCGCATTACTTTTGGCGATAAAGGCCCGCTGATGGAAAACATCCACAGCGGCGACGTTAGCCGCACCGCCATTGAGCAGGACGTGGTGTTGCACTGTCGCAGCGGCGGGAGCTACGACATTAACTATACCGTCACGCCGCTCAGCACCCTGGACGGGCAAAATATTGGCTCGGTACTGGTAATTCAGGACGTGACCGAATCGCGCAAAATGCTGCGCCAGCTCAGTTATAGCGCCTCGCATGACGCCCTGACGCATCTGGCGAACCGCGTCAGTTTCGAAAACCATCTGAAGCGGCTGTTGCAAAGCGTCGGCGAAAACCACCAGCGCCATGCGCTGGTGTGCATCGATCTGGATCGCTTTAAAGCGGTGAACGACACGGCGGGCCACGCGGCGGGCGATGCCCTGCTGCGCGAACTGGCATCGCTGATGCTGGGCATGTTGCGCACCACTGATATTCTGGCGCGGCTCGGCGGCGATGAATTCGGCCTGCTGCTGCCCGATTGCGGCATCGAGAACGCCTATACCATTTCTTCTCGTCTGATCCAGGCGGTCAACGATTACCACTTTATGTGGGAAGGCCGCCTGCATCGTATCGGCGCCAGCGCCGGGATCACCTTGATTGACGCCAATAATAATCTGGCCTCGGACGTGATGTCCCAGGCCGATATCGCCTGCTATGCCTCAAAAAACAAAGGTCGCGGGGTGGTAACGATTTACGAGCCGCAGCAACAGCATTTGCAACAGCAACGCACGCTGCTGGCCCAGGAAGAACAACATCGCATTATTCATAACAATCATATGATGCTGCTGGCGCGCGCCGTGGCCTCGCCGCGTATCCCGGAATCCACCAACTTCTGGCTGCTTTCACTGCGTCTGTGGACCAGCGAAGGCAATGTGCTGGAAGAAGCCGCGTTTCGTTCCGGCGTAAGCGATCCGGCTCTGCTGTGCGATCTGGACTGGCGCGTGTTTAACGATTTCCTGAAAAATCACGCCGCCGCCATTGCGCTTAAAGGCTTTGGCGTCGCCCTTCCCTTGTCGCCTCAGGGGATTGCAAACGATGACCTGATCAATCAAATGCTGGCAACGCTCAGCACCAGCTCGCTGCCGCCGCGTTTGCTGCACCTCACCATTCACAGCGATGTGTTGCTCACCGACGACGATCGCGCAACGAAAAACATGATCAAACTGCGTAATGCCGGTTGCCGCGTCATTGTCAGCCAGGTGGGGCGTGACATGGACATTTTCAATCAGCTTAACCGCCAGATGTGCGACTACGTCATGATTGCGCCGGAACTGGTGATGGATGTTCACACCAACCTGATGGATGAAATGATGGTGACCATCATTCAGGGGCACGCCCAGCGGCTGGGGCTGAAGTGCATCGCAGGCCCGGCCGATCAGGCGATGATTATGGATACGCTTTCCGGCATCGGCATTGATATGATTTGGGGCGACACCATCGCGCAAACTCAGCCGCTGGATATGCTGCTCAATCAGGGTTATTTCGGGATTAACTGA